One segment of Coffea arabica cultivar ET-39 chromosome 7c, Coffea Arabica ET-39 HiFi, whole genome shotgun sequence DNA contains the following:
- the LOC113699556 gene encoding uncharacterized protein, producing the protein MAALNRFLSRSAVRGLPFFRILKTPRDFQWTEECQKAFADLKAYLAELPTLTAPEQGETLFLYLSTCNEAVSAILVREDRGVQRPIYYVSRTLQGPEMRYTPAEKLVLALVHAARKLRPYFQTHSIVVLTDQPLRRILTKPKVSGRMIMWAVELADFLAERASLTLTELSPLREEVRPKEPWVLFVDGASSKEDSRAGLLLISPTGEEVTYTLRFDFPASNNEAEYESLLTGLWIAHQMGITAIQVRSDSQLVVLQVLGEYETKEEVMKKYLAKVQEATTLFDTFEIERVPRSQNKRADALLKLASSSFTHLSKEVLIEVVKQKSIDQVRVMAIDNSATWMTPLIDYLSSGVLPENKTETRRIQLGAAKYAYAGRTLYRKSYLSPWLKCVTLEEGDYVLHEIHEGICAAHVGSWVLAKKCLLSSYYWPSVFRDAAELVQKCRACQVHAPLRHQPAREMIPIHSPWPFAQWGIDLLGPFP; encoded by the coding sequence ATGGCCGCCCTGAACAGATTCCTCTCGCGTTCCGCGGTCCGGGGGCTGCCTTTCTTTCGCATCCTAAAAACGCCTAGAGATTTCCAATGGACGGAGGAGTGCCAGAAAGCCTTCGCCGATCTCAAGGCATACTTAGCAGAGCTACCCACTCTGACGGCCCCGGAGCAGGGGGAGACCCTGTTCCTATACTTGTCTACTTGCAACGAAGCCGTTAGCGCGATCTTGGTGCGGGAGGACAGGGGGGTTCAGAGGCCAATATACTATGTCAGCCGTACTCTACAAGGGCCGGAGATGCGGTACACGCCAGCTGAAAAACTAGTCCTGGCTTTAGTGCATGCTGCCCGGAAGCTCCGACCTTACTTCCAGACCCACAGCATCGTCGTCCTAACCGATCAGCCTCTACGGCGGATACTCACCAAGCCCAAAGTCTCGGGTAGGATGATCATGTGGGCCGTCGAGCTGGCAGACTTCCTTGCTGAGAGGGCTAGTTTAACACTAACCGAGCTAAGCCCCCTGCGCGAGGAGGTACGGCCGAAGGAGCCATGGGTGTTGTTTGTAGACGGGGCCTCCAGCAAGGAAGATAGCAGAGCGGGTCTGCTACTCATCTCACCCACCGGGGAAGAGGTGACCTACACTCTCAGATTTGACTTCCCCGCGTCCAACAATGAGGCCGAGTACGAGTCCCTGCTCACGGGATTGTGGATAGCCCACCAGATGGGTATAACCGCGATCCAAGTTCGGAGCGATTCTCAGCTCGTCGTCCTCCAAGTCCTCGGGGAGTACGAGACCAAGGAGGAGGTCATGAAGAAGTATCTGGCCAAGGTGCAGGAGGCAACAACCCTATTTGATACCTTTGAGATTGAGCGGGTGCCAAGATCGCAAAACAAGCGTGCGGACGCCCTGTTGAAGCTGGCATCCTCCTCGTTCACGCACTTGAGCAAAGAAGTTCTGATAGAGGTAGTAAAACAGAAAAGTATCGATCAGGTTCGAGTCATGGCTATAGACAACTCGGCCACCTGGATGACACCCCTCATCGACTACCTCAGCTCGGGTGTCCTTCCTGAGAACAAAACCGAGACCCGCCGAATCCAGCTCGGAGCTGCCAAGTACGCCTACGCTGGGAGAACCCTCTACAGAAAGTCATACCTGTCTCCCTGGCTAAAGTGCGTGACTCTCGAGGAGGGGGACTACGTCCTCCACGAAATCCATGAAGGGATATGTGCGGCGCACGTAGGGTCCTGGGTGTTGGCCAAAAAGTGCCTTCTCTCGAGCTATTATTGGCCCTCCGTCTTCCGGGATGCCGCAGAACTGGTACAGAAATGCCGAGCTTGCCAGGTGCACGCCCCACTGCGTCACCAGCCAGCTCGGGAAATGATCCCCATCCATAGCCCCTGGCCCTTCGCCCAATGGGGGATAGACCTCCTAGGCCCTTTCCCCTGA
- the LOC113699557 gene encoding uncharacterized protein, translating to MGRRPCCDKVGLTRGPWSADEDMKLISFILTNGQCCWRDVPKLAGLLRCGKSCRLRWTNYLRPDLKRGLLSEHEEKMVIDLHSQLGNRWSKIASHLPGRTDNEIKNHWNTHIKKKLMNMGIDPVTHKPLPQSTSSTEQPQEEQPKNHPDSDQEPKKEPASSVSINDIISEMDEQKREAETSMQSTLTDAIQEEEDKSISIPQCQIDSSSVEFNNVFSIDEVPMIEPDEIFIPFARASSTLSSTSSSSCSSFDRNSSNCNVFGHHQEFFPTINHSQSSFDHYPTDKMIVDFWDDDFISNLDKLTNDDSDRNNLAAVIGLEPSPAQYHVEMVLLDEDYSWKFDHF from the exons ATGGGAAGGCGACCCTGCTGTGACAAAGTTGGCTTGACCAGAGGGCCATGGTCTGCTGATGAAGACATGAAACTCATCAGTTTCATTCTTACTAATGGCCAATGCTGCTGGAGGGATGTCCCTAAACTTGCAG GGCTCTTGAGATGCGGAAAGAGCTGCAGATTGAGATGGACTAACTATCTCAGACCAGACTTGAAGCGGGGGTTATTGTCAGAACATGAAGAGAAGATGGTCATTGACCTCCATTCTCAACTTGGCAACAG ATGGTCCAAGATTGCTTCTCATCTCCCTGGAAGAACTGATAATGAGATCAAGAATCACTGGAACACTCACATAAAGAAGAAGCTGATGAATATGGGGATTGATCCTGTCACTCACAAGCCACTGCCCCAATCAACATCTTCTACTGAACAACCCCAAGAGGAGCAGCCAAAGAATCACCCTGATTCTGATCAAGAACCCAAGAAAGAGCCTGCGTCGTCTGTTAGTATTAATGATATAATCTCTGAAATGGATGAGCAAAAAAGAGAGGCGGAGACTTCAATGCAGTCAACCTTAACAGATGCcatacaagaagaagaagacaagaGCATTAGTATTCCACAATGTCAAATCGATTCTTCCTCTGTGGAATTCAACAATGTTTTCAGCATAGATGAAGTTCCCATGATTGAACCTGATGAAATATTTATACCATTCGcaagagcttcatcaacccTTTCTtcaacatcatcatcatcgtGTTCTTCTTTTGACCGCAACTCAAGTAATTGCAATGTATTTGGTCATCATCAAGAGTTCTTCCCGACAATTAATCACTCGCAATCATCTTTTGACCACTACCCCACCGACAAGATGATCGTGGATTTCTGGGATGATGACTTCATCAGCAATTTGGATAAGTTGACGAATGATGATAGTGACAGGAACAATTTAGCTGCTGTCATCGGACTTGAACCTTCTCCAGCACAGTACCATGTAGAAATGGTGCTATTGGATGAAGATTattcttggaaatttgatcACTTCTGA
- the LOC140010539 gene encoding transport inhibitor response 1-like protein, with product MDVPALCYQWPMMNSIDQSVNEDILFNRFSSSDHESYPIHPSSRIKNKQLHEASQTSGLFLRDLRKIRVLDLIESELVEDEVDWISCFPQNGTCLESLIFDCVDSPINFEALERLVVKSPSLKKLRLNRHVTIVQLYRLMVRAPQLTHLRTGSFGPGEIVAQGEQEPDYVSAFAACKSLVCLSGFREINAHYLPAIVPVCANLTSLNLSYATISTEQLKSFIYHCHKLQTLWVLDSVCDEGLQAVAATCKDLHEPVQVSFGRD from the exons ATGGATGTTCCTGCCCTCTGTTATCAGTGGCCGATGATGAACTCCATTGACCAATCTGTTAACGAGGACATCCTTTTCAACCGATTCTCCTCCTCGGATCATGAGAGCTACCCAATTCATCCATCCTCCAGAATAAAGAACAAGCAACTTCATGAAGCTTCTCAAACTAGTGGC TTGTTTTTACGTGATCTCAGGAAGATTAGAGTGCTCGATTTGATTGAGTCAGAGTTGGTAGAAGATGAAGTGGACTGGATTTCATGTTTTCCACAGAATGGAACTTGTCTCGAGTCTTTGATATTTGACTGTGTGGACTCCCCTATTAATTTTGAGGCATTGGAGAGACTTGTGGTTAAGTCACCGTCTTTGAAGAAGCTTAGATTGAATCGACATGTAACAATTGTGCAGCTCTATCGTTTGATGGTTCGAGCTCCACAGCTCACCCACTTGAGAACTGGTTCATTTGGCCCCGGAGAGATTGTTGCTCAGGGTGAACAGGAGCCAGACTATGTTTCTGCTTTTGCTGCATGCAAATCTCTAGTTTGCCTTTCTGGATTCAGAGAAATCAATGCTCATTATCTGCCTGCAATAGTTCCGGTGTGTGCTAACCTTACCTCTCTGAATCTTAGCTACGCCACAATCAGTACTGAACAACTGAAATCCTTTATCTATCATTGCCATAAGCTCCAGACTTTGTGG GTGCTTGACTCGGTATGCGATGAAGGACTGCAGGCAGTGGCTGCAACATGTAAAGATCTCCATGAGCCAGTGCAGGTGTCATTTGGGAGAGATTAA
- the LOC113699558 gene encoding uncharacterized protein, with protein sequence MYDTSTDPEDHLSVFLTHMRLQTAADEVRCKTFPMFLKGKARLWFQGLKPGSIRSFPELARQFATQFVSSKVYARNATHLMSIRQRPDESLRNFMTRFNAESLQVRDKDEKVVMAAFTNGLRVEELFYDLAKKPPVNLEELLRRAHEAANAEEAGRLKKESDRELGDRKGRTNPPEGKDVPSKKNVFDRLSKEKAPALAPLLEETYTLLTRPRAQILAVMEAEGLGDRPPKMGTPRNKRNQDRYCAFHRDAGHDTEGCWALRKEIEDLIQRGFLGRFVRRLGHPEPGGSDKHHRRRPHGGDSHAARKNKRPPPEGDDSLKRLRMDEEITFGPRDAVPPASGNHETIVIDIVTNNYRVKKVYVDQGSAVDIMFYRAFKELGLRDDQLTPVRTPLVGFTGPPISSEGMITLMVTVGQAPKCRTVPVNFVRQVPTPGGIAEVRGDPEVTRACYLATLRGQEKVVAQTTCLEPYIPGDEAQQLGTQDEIEEFPLRKDRPDQVIRIGALLPAEEKEGLKALLREYSQVFAWTVEDMPGIPTDLAVHHLDVDPNFKPVKQKKRSFAPERNEVIKAEIGKLLESKIILEVYYPTWLDNSLVRKDDQTWRMCVDFTDLNKACPKDCFPLPRIDRLVDFTVSFDVLCFLDAFKGYHQIEMAKEDRDKTSFITEEGTYCYRTMPFGLKNAGATYQRLVNKLFQNQIGRSMEVYVDDMIVKSRTDQRLIPDLREILDILLKSRMRLNPKKCTFGVRSGRFLGFLVSRDGIRANPDKLQAIIDMALPRNVKEVQRLTGRMAALSRFLSRSAVRGCSSFEC encoded by the exons ATGTACGATACCTCTACAGATCCGGAGGACCACCTTTCGGTCTTCTTGACGCATATGCGCCTGCAAACCGCCGCGGATGAGGTCCGCTGCAAGACCTTCCCTATGTTCCTAAAGGGGAAGGCGCGGCTCTGGTTCCAGGGGCTGAAACCGGGGTCTATACGGAGCTTTCCTGAGCTGGCCCGGCAGTTTGCAACCCAATTCGTCTCCTCGAAGGTCTACGCGAGGAACGCAACTCACCTGATGTCCATCAGACAGAGGCCCGATGAGTCGCTGAGGAATTTCATGACCCGTTTCAACGCGGAGAGCCTGCAGGTCAGGGACAAAGACGAAAAAGTGGTCATGGCCGCCTTCACAAATGGGCTCAGGGTAGAGGAGCTCTTCTACGACCTGGCCAAGAAGCCTCCCGTAAACCTGGAGGAGCTCTTACGCAGGGCGCATGAGGCCGCTAATGCGGAGGAGGCAGGTCGTCTGAAGAAAGAATCAGATCGGGAGCTCGGAGATCGGAAAGGTCGGACAAACCCCCCAGAGGGCAAGGACGTCCCGTCCAAGAAAAACGTCTTCGACCGGCTCTCGAAGGAGAAGGCCCCTGCTCTGGCGCCACTCCTAGAGGAGACCTACACCCTTCTAACACGGCCCAGAGCCCAGATCTTGGCGGTTATGGAGGCGGAAGGACTGGGAGATCGGCCGCCCAAGATGGGGACGCCCCGGAACAAAAGGAACCAGGACAGGTACTGCGCCTTTCACCGCGACGCCGGGCACGACACGGAGGGATGCTGGGCCCTGCGTAAGGAGATAGAAGACCTGATCCAGCGCGGCTTTCTAGGGAGATTCGTGCGCCGACTAG GACACCCAGAACCTGGCGGGAGTGATAAACACCATCGCCGGAGGCCCCACGGGGGGGACAGCCATGCAGCTCGGAAGAACAAGCGACCACCCCCCGAAGGGGacgactccttgaagcgcttgcgCATGGACGAGGAGATTACCTTCGGACCAAGGGATGCGGTCCCCCCGGCTTCCGGGAACCACGAGACCATCGTGATAGACATTGTTACCAACAACTACCGGGTGAAGAAGGTGTATGTCGACCAGGGTAGCGCGGTGGACATTATGTTCTATCGGGCGTTCAAGGAGCTCGGATTAAGGGATGACCAGCTGACCCCGGTCCGGACGCCTTTGGTGGGCTTCACCGGACCACCCATCAGCTCGGAAGGGATGATCACCCTGATGGTCACAGTAGGACAGGCTCCCAAATGCCGGACCGTTCCCGTTAACTTCGTG CGTCAAGTTCCCACCCCTGGAGGGATAGCCGAGGTGCGCGGCGACCCAGAGGTAACCAGGGCTTGCTACCTGGCCACGCTCCGGGGGCAGGAGAAGGTGGTCGCCCAGACAACCTGTTTGGAGCCCTACATCCCAGGAGATGAGGCCCAACAGTTGGGCACCCAAGATGAGATTGAGGAGTTCCCCCTAAGGAAGGATCGGCCCGATCAGGTCATCCGCATCGGGGCATTGCTGCCAGCCGAGGAGAAGGAAGGCTTGAAGGCCTTGTTGAGAGAGTACTCTCAGGTCTTCGCATGGACGGTGGAGGACATGCCTGGGATCCCTACAGACCTGGCAGTCCATCACCTCGACGTGGACCCTAACTTCAAACCAGTGAAGCAGAAGAAAAGGAGCTTTGCCCCCGAGAGGAATGAGGTGATCAAGGCGGAGATTGGCAAGTTGCTGGAGTCCAAGATCATCCTGGAGGTCTACTACCCGACCTGGCTGGACAATAGTCTGGTCAGGAAGGACGACCAGACCTGGAGGATGTGCGTAGACTTCACAGACCTTAACAAAGCCTGCCCGAAGGACTGCTTTCCCCTACCTAGAATCGACAGGTTAGTAGACTTTACTGTGAGTTTTGACGTTTTGTGTTTCCTGGATGCCTTTAAGGGATATCACCAGATAGAGATGGCTAAGGAGGATCGGGACAAGACCTCTTTTATCACCGAGGAGGGAACCTACTGCTACAGGACCATGCCGTTCGGGTTGAAGAACGCGGGAGCCACTTACCAGCGCCTGGTCAACAAGTTGTTCCAAAACCAGATCGGCAGAAGCATGGAGGTCTATGTCGATGACATGATCGTCAAAAGTCGAACTGACCAGCGGCTCATACCCGACCTGCGGGAGATCTTGGACATCCTACTGAAGAGCCGGATGCGCTTAAATCCGAAGAAGTGCACCTTTGGGGTCAGATCGGGAAGGTTTCTCGGTTTCCTGGTGTCCCGAGACGGAATCCGGGCCAACCCGGATAAGCTACAGGCTATCATAGACATGGCTCTTCCAAGGAACGTGAAGGAAGTCCAGCGGCTCACAGGGAGAATGGCCGCCCTGAGTAGGTTCCTCTCGCGCTCCGCGGTCAGGGGCTGCTCTTCTTTCGAGTGCTGA
- the LOC140010540 gene encoding uncharacterized protein, translating into MYYISRALQGPETRYTPVEKLVLALVHAARKLRPYFQAHSIVVLTDQPLRQILTKPEVSGRMTKWSVELAEHDLTYRPRTAIKAQALADFLAEGADLNLTELAPTPPDTPAEEPWVLFVDGASSKEGSGADLLLTSPTGEELTYALRFDFPASNNEAEYEALLTGLRIAYQMGITAIRVRSDSQLVVLQIRGEYEAKDEVMKKYLAKVQEAIALFETFEIERVPRSQNKRADALSKLASSSFAHLSKEVLVEVVKQKSIDQVRVLTIDSSATWMAPLVDFLSSGALPENKIEARRIHLRAAKYAYAEGTLYRRSA; encoded by the coding sequence ATGTACTACATTAGCCGCGCCCTACAGGGGCCAGAGACGAGGTACACGCCCGTGGAAAAGCTGGTCCTTGCCTTGGTACACGCCGCTCGCAAGCTCCGCCCTTACTTCCAAGCTCACAGCATCGTAGTCCTGACCGACCAGCCCTTGCGCCAGATCCTCACTAAGCCCGAGGTCTCGGGCAGGATGACCAAGTGGTCCGTCGAACTGGCCGAGCATGACCTCACTTATCGGCCTCGCACCGCGATCAAGGCTCAGGCCTTGGCAGACTTCCTTGCTGAGGGGGCTGACTTGAACCTGACCGAGTTAGCCCCGACACCCCCGGACACCCCGGCTGAGGAGCCGTGGGTGCTGTTCGTGGATGGCGCCTCGAGCAAGGAAGGGAGCGGAGCTGACCTGCTGCTCACCTCGCCCACGGGGGAAGAACTGACCTATGCGCTTAGGTTCGACTTCCCTGCGTCCAACAACGAGGCAGAGTACGAGGCCCTGTTGACGGGGTTGCGGATAGCCTACCAGATGGGCATCACCGCGATCCGGGTTCGAAGCGACTCTCAGCTCGTCGTCCTCCAAATCCGTGGGGAGTATGAGGCCAAGGACGAGGTAATGAAGAAATACCTGGCTAAGGTACAAGAGGCGATAGCCCTGTTCGAGACCTTTGAGATTGAGCGGGTGCCGAGATCCCAAAACAAGCGCGCGGACGCCTTGTCCAAGCTGGCGTCCTCCTCGTTCGCCCACCTGAGCAAGGAGGTCTTGGTAGAGGTGGTGAAGCAGAAAAGTATCGACCAGGTCCGGGTCCTAACGATAGACAGCTCGGCCACTTGGATGGCTCCCCTCGTTGACTTCCTCAGCTCGGGTGCCCTCCCGGAGAACAAAATCGAGGCTCGCCGAATCCATCTTCGAGCTGCCAAATACGCCTACGCCGAGGGAACCCTCTACAGGAGGTCGGCATAA
- the LOC113698118 gene encoding uncharacterized protein isoform X1 produces the protein MGNNKQRRFKTHHHSHRGGAAGAQSSRTHQPLHPTWNDESLPIDPEGNADEAAVPAGPTIQLAMWDFGQCDAKRCTGRKLARFGLLKELRVGSGFGGIVLSPAGVQCVSREDQPLINKKGLAVVDCSWARLDDVPFAKLRCAAPRLLPWLVAANPVNYGRPCELSCVEALAAALIICGEEETANILLGKFKWGHAFLSVNRELLKSYSECKNSADIISVQNDWLSQQSSHITRTSTNAQGEKVEPSGEDEGSSNDSDDGLPPLERNMNHLYLDNSDKEESE, from the exons ATGGGAAACAATAAGCAGAGACGGTTCAAGACCCATCACCACTCTCATCGGGGTGGAGCTGCTGGTGCCCAGTCCAGTCGAACCCATCAGCCACTTCACCCAACTTG GAATGATGAGTCTTTACCGATTGACCCAG AAGGGAATGCTGATGAAGCAGCAGTGCCAGCAGGTCCTACAATTCAGCTTGCTATGTGG GATTTTGGCCAGTGTGATGCGAAAAGGTGTACGGGGCGCAAGCTTGCAAGATTTGGTTTGTTGAAA GAGTTGCGTGTCGGTAGTGGTTTTGGCGGCATTGTCTTGAG TCCTGCTGGGGTGCAGTGCGTCTCAAGAGAAGATCAACCGTTAATTAATAAGAAAGGATTAGCTGTTGTTGATTGTTCTTGGGCACGTCTGGATGATGTACCTTTTGCTAAGCTGCGATGTGCTGCTCCTCGCCTTT TGCCATGGTTGGTAGCAGCAAATCCTGTCAACTATGGTCGTCCATGTGAGCTATCTTGTGTTGAAGCACTTGCTGCAGCTTTAATCATATG TGGTGAAGAGGAAACTGCAAATATATTGTTAGGCAAGTTCAAATGGGGTCACGCTTTCTTGTCCGTCAACAG AGAGCTTCTGAAGTCATACTCGGAATGTAAAAATAGTGCGGATATCATTTCAGTCCAAAATGATTGGCTGTCCCAGCAAAGCTCGCATATTACTAGGACTTCCACAAATGCTCAAG GGGAAAAAGTTGAACCTTCTGGAGAGGATGAGGGTTCATCTAATGATTCTGATGATGGGCTTCCACCACTTGAacgaaatatgaatcatttgtACTTGGATAATAGTGATAAAGAAGAAAGTGAGTAA
- the LOC113698118 gene encoding uncharacterized protein isoform X2 — MMSLYRLTQDFGQCDAKRCTGRKLARFGLLKELRVGSGFGGIVLSPAGVQCVSREDQPLINKKGLAVVDCSWARLDDVPFAKLRCAAPRLLPWLVAANPVNYGRPCELSCVEALAAALIICGEEETANILLGKFKWGHAFLSVNRELLKSYSECKNSADIISVQNDWLSQQSSHITRTSTNAQGEKVEPSGEDEGSSNDSDDGLPPLERNMNHLYLDNSDKEESE; from the exons ATGATGAGTCTTTACCGATTGACCCAG GATTTTGGCCAGTGTGATGCGAAAAGGTGTACGGGGCGCAAGCTTGCAAGATTTGGTTTGTTGAAA GAGTTGCGTGTCGGTAGTGGTTTTGGCGGCATTGTCTTGAG TCCTGCTGGGGTGCAGTGCGTCTCAAGAGAAGATCAACCGTTAATTAATAAGAAAGGATTAGCTGTTGTTGATTGTTCTTGGGCACGTCTGGATGATGTACCTTTTGCTAAGCTGCGATGTGCTGCTCCTCGCCTTT TGCCATGGTTGGTAGCAGCAAATCCTGTCAACTATGGTCGTCCATGTGAGCTATCTTGTGTTGAAGCACTTGCTGCAGCTTTAATCATATG TGGTGAAGAGGAAACTGCAAATATATTGTTAGGCAAGTTCAAATGGGGTCACGCTTTCTTGTCCGTCAACAG AGAGCTTCTGAAGTCATACTCGGAATGTAAAAATAGTGCGGATATCATTTCAGTCCAAAATGATTGGCTGTCCCAGCAAAGCTCGCATATTACTAGGACTTCCACAAATGCTCAAG GGGAAAAAGTTGAACCTTCTGGAGAGGATGAGGGTTCATCTAATGATTCTGATGATGGGCTTCCACCACTTGAacgaaatatgaatcatttgtACTTGGATAATAGTGATAAAGAAGAAAGTGAGTAA